In Ruania zhangjianzhongii, the following proteins share a genomic window:
- a CDS encoding cysteine desulfurase family protein: protein MYLDAAATAPMRREALEAAWPYLTGEFGNPSSQHSLGERAAAGLTAARRQVAGVLDCRASEAVFTSGGTEGANLAIKGLALANPRGRHLVTAATEHEAVLESVDYLRRLHGFEVSFVDVTRAGVVTPDALTAVLREDTTLVSVALANNEIGTVQDLAALAGVAHGVGALVHTDAVQAAGWLDLDVRELGVDALSVSGHKVGAGKGIGAVFLRGRLPVEPVLHGGGQERERRSGTENVAGAAALGAALSLADAECGERAERIAAARDAFIARVRELVPTAVLTGAEQGSATAVVGVEGFGRLPNHASFCFPGVSGEAVLLELERRGVISSSGSACAAGSDEPSHVLLACGIDPEIAQTSVRFTFGSDVDVTGLLSAADSVGEAVAAVTAI, encoded by the coding sequence ATGTATCTGGACGCTGCAGCAACCGCGCCGATGCGCCGGGAAGCCCTGGAGGCCGCCTGGCCCTACCTGACCGGGGAGTTCGGCAACCCCTCCAGCCAGCACAGCCTGGGCGAACGGGCGGCGGCCGGGCTGACCGCGGCGCGGCGGCAGGTGGCGGGGGTGCTGGACTGCCGGGCCAGTGAGGCGGTGTTCACCTCCGGCGGCACCGAGGGCGCGAACCTGGCGATCAAAGGACTGGCGCTGGCGAACCCGCGGGGGCGGCATCTGGTCACGGCCGCGACCGAGCACGAGGCCGTGCTCGAATCGGTGGATTATCTGCGCCGGCTGCACGGGTTCGAGGTCTCGTTCGTGGACGTGACACGCGCAGGCGTGGTGACGCCGGACGCCCTGACCGCCGTGCTGCGCGAGGACACCACGCTGGTGTCCGTGGCGCTGGCGAACAATGAGATCGGGACCGTGCAGGACCTGGCGGCGCTGGCTGGGGTGGCGCATGGGGTGGGGGCACTGGTGCACACCGACGCCGTGCAAGCCGCGGGCTGGCTGGACCTGGACGTGCGCGAACTGGGGGTGGACGCACTGAGTGTGTCCGGGCACAAAGTAGGTGCCGGGAAGGGCATTGGCGCGGTGTTCCTGCGTGGGCGGCTGCCGGTGGAGCCCGTGCTGCACGGTGGTGGGCAGGAGCGCGAGCGCCGGTCGGGGACGGAGAACGTGGCCGGTGCGGCGGCGCTGGGGGCAGCGTTGAGCCTGGCGGATGCGGAGTGCGGTGAACGGGCTGAGCGGATCGCCGCGGCACGCGATGCTTTCATCGCCCGGGTGCGTGAGCTGGTGCCGACGGCGGTGCTCACCGGGGCGGAGCAGGGTTCTGCCACTGCTGTTGTCGGCGTCGAGGGCTTCGGCCGGCTGCCGAACCACGCCTCGTTCTGCTTTCCGGGCGTCTCCGGTGAGGCGGTGCTGCTAGAGCTGGAGCGGCGCGGGGTGATCAGTTCGAGCGGGTCGGCCTGCGCGGCTGGCTCCGACGAACCTTCGCACGTGCTGCTCGCCTGCGGGATCGACCCCGAGATCGCACAGACCTCGGTGCGCTTCACCTTCGGCTCCGACGTAGACGTCACGGGCCTACTCTCCGCGGCGGACTCCGTGGGCGAGGCAGTGGCCGCGGTCACCGCGATCTGA
- the nadC gene encoding carboxylating nicotinate-nucleotide diphosphorylase, protein MLTPTTVSSVVAAALAEDAPWGDVTCEAFVPPSATAVAQLRARTDGVLAGAEVFTAAFRLTDPGVAVQFHTGDGARFRSGEVLAEVQGPAAAVLRAERIGLNFAQRMSGIATLTARYVAEAAGTKARIVDTRKTTPGLRALERHAVRAGGGFNHRFSLSDAVMVKDNHLAVAANQGLSVTEALLAARERLGHTTHLEVEVDRLDQIEPVLAAGVDTIMLDNFSLADLRTGVAQVAGRAIVEASGTIGLEQVRSVAETGVDVISVGALTHSAPALDLGLDVTVAGPGAQD, encoded by the coding sequence ATGCTCACTCCCACCACTGTTAGCTCTGTCGTCGCCGCGGCGCTTGCCGAGGACGCCCCGTGGGGTGACGTGACCTGCGAGGCGTTCGTACCGCCGTCGGCAACGGCCGTAGCGCAGCTACGCGCCCGCACTGACGGCGTGCTCGCCGGGGCTGAGGTGTTCACTGCGGCGTTCAGGCTCACCGATCCGGGTGTCGCCGTGCAGTTCCACACCGGCGACGGCGCCCGGTTCCGTTCCGGAGAAGTGCTCGCCGAGGTGCAGGGGCCGGCAGCCGCCGTGCTGCGTGCCGAGCGGATCGGGCTGAACTTCGCCCAGCGAATGTCCGGTATCGCCACGCTCACGGCCCGCTACGTGGCCGAGGCGGCGGGGACGAAGGCGCGCATCGTGGACACTCGCAAGACCACTCCAGGGCTGCGGGCCCTGGAGCGGCATGCGGTGCGGGCCGGCGGCGGATTTAACCACCGGTTCTCGCTGTCGGATGCGGTGATGGTCAAGGACAACCACCTGGCGGTGGCCGCCAACCAGGGGCTCTCGGTGACCGAGGCGCTGCTGGCCGCGCGCGAGCGGCTGGGGCACACCACCCACCTGGAAGTGGAGGTGGACCGCTTGGACCAGATCGAACCGGTGCTTGCCGCCGGGGTGGACACGATCATGCTGGACAACTTCTCCCTGGCGGACCTGCGCACGGGGGTGGCGCAGGTGGCCGGCCGGGCGATCGTCGAGGCCAGCGGCACCATCGGGCTGGAGCAGGTGCGTTCCGTGGCCGAAACCGGGGTGGACGTGATCTCGGTGGGGGCGCTGACCCACTCCGCACCGGCGCTCGACCTCGGGCTCGACGTCACGGTGGCCGGTCCGGGCGCGCAGGACTGA
- a CDS encoding L-aspartate oxidase, translating to MPRVLIVGTGIAGLTAALTLAGRAEVTVVTKAGAAVSNTGKAQGGIAAVTSADDRVALHVQDTLTAGAGWSDRAAVQVLCAEGPARIADLIEAGVRFDTADDGALARGLEAAHSRARVLHAGGDATGAVIAGGLLAAAARAGVQVREQVLVTELLRAGRRVVGARLVDLTTGRLECHESDAVVLASGGAGQLYPYTSNPGVATGDGVALAARAGAGLADLELYQFHPTTLALPGNFLVSEAVRGEGAVLRDVTGQRFMLGVHPDAELAPRDVVARAVAAQMLSTGAPVTLDATALGEDFLRRRFPSIDAAVRAAGLDWAHQPVPVTPAAHYWMGGVATDLWARTSVPGLLAVGEVACTQVHGANRLASNSLLEGAVFGHRAARVLLGDPAAEDDPAGPQRAGLVFADASAGASAEALGRATGAPAGAFVTGAPAGAFVTGAPAGAPEPFSRAALQELMWTHAGLIRDENGLAHAEAVLERRAAVAESTSAADPLAAHEDESEFVQHPAAQADPLAAQENANLLLLARLVVRAARTRTSSLGAHFRGDAPAPATGGSILSPELVLETH from the coding sequence ATGCCGCGCGTGCTGATCGTCGGCACCGGGATTGCCGGACTGACCGCTGCCCTCACCCTGGCCGGGCGCGCAGAGGTGACGGTGGTGACCAAGGCTGGCGCCGCCGTCAGCAACACGGGTAAGGCCCAGGGCGGGATCGCCGCGGTGACCTCCGCTGATGACCGGGTGGCTCTACACGTGCAGGACACGCTCACCGCGGGTGCGGGCTGGTCCGACCGTGCCGCGGTGCAGGTGCTCTGCGCAGAAGGGCCGGCCCGGATCGCCGACCTGATCGAGGCCGGGGTGCGTTTCGATACCGCCGACGACGGCGCACTCGCCCGTGGTCTGGAAGCCGCCCATTCGCGTGCTCGGGTGTTGCACGCTGGTGGCGATGCCACCGGCGCCGTCATCGCCGGCGGGCTGCTCGCTGCCGCTGCGCGCGCCGGGGTGCAGGTGCGCGAGCAGGTGCTGGTCACCGAGCTGTTGCGCGCCGGCAGGCGGGTGGTCGGGGCGAGGCTGGTGGACCTGACCACGGGGCGCCTCGAGTGCCACGAAAGTGACGCCGTCGTGCTGGCCAGCGGTGGGGCCGGACAGCTGTACCCGTACACCTCGAACCCGGGGGTGGCCACCGGTGACGGTGTGGCGCTCGCCGCGCGGGCCGGTGCCGGGCTGGCGGACCTGGAGCTCTACCAGTTCCACCCGACCACGCTGGCGCTGCCCGGCAACTTCCTGGTCTCCGAAGCGGTGCGTGGCGAGGGTGCGGTGCTGCGGGACGTGACCGGTCAGCGGTTCATGCTCGGCGTGCACCCGGACGCCGAGCTCGCCCCACGGGATGTGGTGGCACGTGCCGTGGCGGCGCAGATGCTCAGCACCGGAGCGCCAGTGACCCTCGATGCCACCGCTCTGGGCGAGGACTTCCTGCGCAGGCGGTTCCCGAGCATCGATGCTGCCGTGCGGGCGGCCGGGCTGGACTGGGCGCACCAGCCGGTACCGGTCACCCCGGCGGCACACTACTGGATGGGCGGAGTGGCCACCGACCTGTGGGCGCGGACCTCGGTGCCGGGTCTGCTGGCCGTGGGCGAGGTGGCCTGCACCCAGGTGCACGGGGCCAACCGGCTCGCGTCGAACTCGCTGCTCGAGGGGGCGGTGTTCGGTCATCGGGCCGCGCGGGTGCTGCTCGGCGACCCGGCGGCCGAGGATGACCCCGCAGGCCCGCAGCGCGCGGGCCTGGTCTTCGCCGACGCGAGCGCAGGCGCTTCCGCTGAAGCGCTTGGCCGGGCAACGGGCGCTCCCGCGGGAGCGTTCGTGACCGGCGCCCCCGCGGGAGCTTTCGTGACCGGCGCCCCCGCGGGAGCGCCGGAACCCTTCAGCCGCGCCGCGCTACAGGAACTGATGTGGACCCACGCCGGGCTGATCCGGGACGAGAACGGACTCGCCCACGCCGAAGCCGTGCTCGAGCGCAGGGCCGCGGTAGCCGAATCGACCAGTGCTGCCGACCCTCTAGCCGCACACGAAGACGAGTCGGAGTTTGTGCAGCATCCCGCTGCACAAGCCGACCCTCTGGCCGCGCAAGAGAACGCGAACCTGCTTCTGCTCGCTCGTCTGGTGGTCCGTGCCGCCCGCACGCGGACCTCCTCCCTCGGTGCGCACTTCCGCGGCGACGCCCCCGCTCCGGCCACGGGTGGGTCGATCCTCTCCCCCGAGCTCGTTCTGGAGACCCACTGA
- the nadA gene encoding quinolinate synthase NadA produces the protein MTTASVDTRIQLIATGKEPGSTCSDDLASGPWEFDAQPPGYGPGASMADAIPAATPRQGELPAAYREADTAELHERIRAAKATLGERVVVLGHFYQRDEVIQHADFVGDSFQLANASLTRPEAEAIVFCGVHFMAETADLLSRPEQAVILPNLAAGCSMADMADIDQVEECWEQLMEVFGSEGDAEGRQPVIPVTYMNSSAALKGFCGRNGGIVCTSSNAATVLEWAFERGQRVLFFPDQHLGRNTAKAMGIGLDQMPMWNPNKPLGGNDEAGLDAAKVILWHGFCSVHRRFTTDQIAHARATHPDVRVIVHPECPMPVVDAADESGSTDYIRKAIDAATAPTTFAIGTEVNLVQRLAAQYPQHTIFCLDPVICPCSTMYRIHPGYLAWVLESLVAGEVVNQVQVSQDVADPARLALERMLAAKPRA, from the coding sequence ATGACCACGGCCTCCGTCGACACCCGGATCCAGCTCATCGCCACCGGCAAGGAACCGGGCAGCACCTGCAGCGACGACCTCGCCTCCGGTCCATGGGAGTTCGACGCCCAACCCCCCGGGTACGGCCCGGGCGCCTCGATGGCCGATGCGATCCCCGCCGCCACCCCGCGCCAGGGCGAGCTGCCGGCCGCCTACCGCGAGGCCGACACTGCCGAGCTGCACGAGCGCATTCGCGCCGCCAAAGCCACCCTCGGTGAGCGGGTAGTGGTGCTCGGCCACTTCTACCAGCGAGACGAAGTCATCCAGCACGCGGACTTCGTCGGTGACTCCTTCCAGCTCGCGAACGCCTCGCTGACCCGGCCCGAGGCGGAAGCGATCGTCTTCTGCGGAGTGCACTTCATGGCCGAGACCGCGGACCTGCTCTCCCGGCCCGAGCAGGCGGTGATCCTGCCGAACCTGGCTGCCGGCTGCTCGATGGCGGATATGGCCGATATCGACCAGGTGGAGGAGTGCTGGGAGCAGCTGATGGAGGTCTTCGGCAGCGAAGGCGACGCCGAGGGCCGTCAGCCGGTGATCCCGGTGACCTACATGAACTCCTCCGCCGCGCTGAAGGGGTTCTGCGGCCGCAACGGCGGGATCGTGTGCACCTCCTCGAACGCCGCCACCGTGCTGGAGTGGGCGTTCGAGCGTGGGCAGCGCGTGCTGTTCTTCCCGGACCAGCACCTGGGTCGCAACACCGCCAAAGCGATGGGCATCGGGCTGGACCAGATGCCGATGTGGAACCCGAACAAGCCGCTCGGCGGTAACGACGAGGCCGGGTTGGACGCCGCGAAGGTGATCCTCTGGCACGGATTCTGCTCCGTGCACCGCCGGTTCACCACCGACCAGATCGCTCACGCCCGAGCCACCCACCCCGACGTCCGCGTGATCGTGCACCCGGAGTGCCCGATGCCGGTGGTCGACGCGGCGGATGAGTCAGGTTCCACCGACTACATCCGCAAGGCGATCGACGCCGCCACCGCACCCACCACGTTCGCGATCGGCACCGAGGTCAACCTGGTGCAGCGCCTCGCCGCCCAGTACCCGCAGCACACCATCTTCTGCCTGGACCCGGTGATCTGCCCGTGCTCCACGATGTACCGGATCCACCCCGGCTACCTGGCCTGGGTGCTGGAGTCGCTGGTGGCCGGTGAGGTGGTCAACCAGGTGCAGGTCAGCCAGGACGTGGCCGACCCAGCGCGGCTCGCGCTGGAGCGGATGCTCGCCGCGAAGCCGCGGGCGTGA
- a CDS encoding NUDIX hydrolase: MQLAVSTVIFALRADEQSAKQRGPELWLPLVCRVRDPYDGYWALPGGPLGDHEGLADSAARTLDETTGLRPAYLEQLYAFGEPERGAGAGGVTRRTSASAPKSAADRMVSIVYWALLGSDEAARARVGQNVRWLTAERLPRLAFDHNLIVEYALWRLRTKIEYARIAHAFLGETFTLSELREVHEIVLQRDLDPANFRRQIEASNAVVRTEEFRTGGRHRPARLYRYNSAIEPVDLGPLAPRNAPPSSPDQRSRP, translated from the coding sequence ATGCAGCTCGCGGTCTCCACGGTGATCTTCGCCCTGCGCGCGGACGAGCAGTCCGCGAAGCAGCGCGGCCCCGAACTCTGGCTGCCGTTGGTGTGCCGGGTTCGTGATCCCTACGACGGCTACTGGGCGCTCCCCGGCGGCCCGCTGGGCGACCACGAGGGCCTCGCCGACTCGGCGGCCCGTACCTTGGACGAGACCACCGGCCTGCGCCCCGCCTACCTGGAACAGCTCTATGCCTTCGGCGAGCCCGAGCGCGGCGCCGGCGCCGGCGGTGTCACCCGCCGCACCTCCGCCAGTGCCCCGAAATCAGCCGCCGACCGGATGGTCTCGATCGTCTACTGGGCGCTGCTCGGCAGCGATGAGGCAGCCCGGGCGCGGGTGGGTCAGAACGTACGCTGGCTCACCGCCGAACGCCTCCCCCGCCTCGCCTTCGACCACAACCTGATCGTCGAGTACGCCCTCTGGCGGCTGCGCACCAAGATCGAGTACGCCCGGATCGCGCACGCGTTCCTCGGCGAGACCTTCACCTTGAGCGAGCTACGCGAGGTGCACGAGATCGTGCTGCAACGCGACCTGGACCCGGCGAACTTCCGCCGTCAGATCGAGGCGAGCAACGCCGTCGTCCGCACCGAAGAGTTCCGCACTGGCGGGCGGCACCGCCCGGCGCGGCTGTACCGCTACAACAGCGCCATCGAACCGGTGGACCTCGGCCCACTCGCCCCGCGCAACGCACCACCCTCCTCCCCCGACCAAAGGAGCAGGCCATGA